One part of the Pithys albifrons albifrons isolate INPA30051 chromosome 21, PitAlb_v1, whole genome shotgun sequence genome encodes these proteins:
- the FAM222B gene encoding protein FAM222B isoform X4 has translation MRSAQYPTPAELDAYAKKVANNPLTIKIFPNSVKVPQRKHIRRTVNGLDTSGQRYSPYPSQATTKTGLLAIVKSPAKGVIKDFDGTRTRLLPEAMMNPPSTPYVAPSTLPHPQALARQQALQHAQTLPHPQSIPQHPQGIPQPQSLAHPQGIPQALPHPQNVQQPQGLQHPQPLAHQALQHGPNPLLQQGLHGGRKMPDADAPPNVTVSTSTIPLSMAATLQQSQPPDLSSIVHQINQFCQARAGISTTSVCEGQIANPSPISRNLLINASTRVSTHNVPTPMPSCVVNPVDHAAAAIPPASVNVPMVNINRVPPAYQNEIKSVAWNQHQLAHLQQMCGEAAGPAGLAGKHPQREIAGQSFPGKTSSYPQELCMGQSFSLKPPMEKPTPSPPVNGLQGPLPYTNGHYFQPIWNNILPTPNSDSSGSQDLAMPFHGGQPAGAPLDCAGGTHYRAGAGPSSQNNVMQTMDYLSGDFQQSCFREQSMAVLGKVHRPPMNRAPEPTDSRNLHIQHPGYR, from the coding sequence ATGAGATCTGCACAGTATCCTACCCCAGCAGAATTGGATGCTTATGCTAAGAAGGTCGCCAACAATCCACTGACTATAAAAATCTTCCCAAACAGCGTCAAGGTTCCCCAGAGGAAACACATACGCCGTACTGTGAACGGACTTGATACTTCAGGCCAGAGGTACAGTCCCTACCCATCTCAGGCCACCACGAAAACGGGCCTGCTGGCCATAGTCAAATCCCCAGCCAAGGGAGTGATCAAGGACTTTGACGGGACTCGCACGCGCCTGCTGCCGGAGGCGATGATGAACCCTCCCTCCACGCCCTACGTTGCACCAAGCACTTTACCCCACCCGCAGGCGCTCGCTCGCCAGCAGGCTCTGCAGCATGCACAGACTTTGCCGCACCCCCAGAGCATCCCGCAGCACCCTCAGGGTATCCCACAGCCACAAAGCTTAGCGCACCCTCAGGGCATCCCGCAGGCGCTGCCGCACCCGCAGAACGTGCAGCAGCCGCAGGGCttgcagcacccccagcccctggcacaccAGGCTCTGCAGCACGGCCCCAaccctctgctgcagcagggcttaCATGGAGGCAGGAAGATGCCGGATGCGGATGCGCCGCCGAATGTGACCGTGTCTACCTCAACCATTCCCCTCTCTATGGCTGCcaccctgcagcagagccagccaCCGGACCTGAGCAGCATTGTGCACCAGATTAACCAGTTCTGCCAGGCCAGAGCTGGCATTAGCACTACCTCAGTGTGTGAGGGACAGATTGCAAACCCCAGCCCTATAAGTCGCAACCTGCTTATCAATGCAAGTACCAGGGTATCTACTCACAATGTCCCTACACCCATGCCTTCCTGTGTAGTAAACCCTGTCgaccatgctgctgctgctattcCTCCTGCCTCTGTTAACGTGCCCATGGTGAATATTAACAGGGTGCCACCCGCCTACCAGAACGAAATCAAATCGGTTGCGTGGAACCAGCACCAGCTTGCACATCTGCAGCAGATGTGTGGGGAGGCTGCTGGGCCTGCTGGACTCGCAGGGAAGCACCCTCAGAGAGAGATCGCAGGGCAGAGTTTTCCTGGCAAAACTTCCAGCTACCCTCAAGAACTGTGCATGGGCCAGTCCTTCAGCCTGAAGCCCCCCATGGAGAAGCCCACACCTTCTCCGCCTGTGAACGGGTTGCAGGGACCCTTGCCATACACCAATGGGCACTATTTCCAGCCCATCTGGAATAACATTCTGCCCACACCCaacagtgacagctctgggtCCCAGGACCTCGCCATGCCTTTCCATGGGGGACAGCCAGCGGGAGCGCCGCTGGATTGTGCAGGAGGAACTCATTACAGAGCTGGAGCTGGCCCATCCAGCCAGAATAATGTGATGCAGACCATGGATTACCTAAGTGGGGACTTCCAGCAGTCCTGCTTCCGAGAGCAGagcatggctgtgctggggaaagTCCATCGGCCTCCCATGAACCGAGCACCTGAACCAACCGATAGTCGAAATCTTCATATTCAGCACCCAGGGTATAGATAG
- the FAM222B gene encoding protein FAM222B isoform X3 — protein MLACLPGPGDLSFQLLSYTQMNTGLQKWDTTQKMRSAQYPTPAELDAYAKKVANNPLTIKIFPNSVKVPQRKHIRRTVNGLDTSGQRYSPYPSQATTKTGLLAIVKSPAKGVIKDFDGTRTRLLPEAMMNPPSTPYVAPSTLPHPQALARQQALQHAQTLPHPQSIPQHPQGIPQPQSLAHPQGIPQALPHPQNVQQPQGLQHPQPLAHQALQHGPNPLLQQGLHGGRKMPDADAPPNVTVSTSTIPLSMAATLQQSQPPDLSSIVHQINQFCQARAGISTTSVCEGQIANPSPISRNLLINASTRVSTHNVPTPMPSCVVNPVDHAAAAIPPASVNVPMVNINRVPPAYQNEIKSVAWNQHQLAHLQQMCGEAAGPAGLAGKHPQREIAGQSFPGKTSSYPQELCMGQSFSLKPPMEKPTPSPPVNGLQGPLPYTNGHYFQPIWNNILPTPNSDSSGSQDLAMPFHGGQPAGAPLDCAGGTHYRAGAGPSSQNNVMQTMDYLSGDFQQSCFREQSMAVLGKVHRPPMNRAPEPTDSRNLHIQHPGYR, from the exons ATGCTGGCCTGTCTGCCAGGACCAGGCGACCTCTCCTTTCAGCTTCTTTCTTACACGCAGATGAACACTGGACTTCAGAAAT GGGACACTACACAGAAAATGAGATCTGCACAGTATCCTACCCCAGCAGAATTGGATGCTTATGCTAAGAAGGTCGCCAACAATCCACTGACTATAAAAATCTTCCCAAACAGCGTCAAGGTTCCCCAGAGGAAACACATACGCCGTACTGTGAACGGACTTGATACTTCAGGCCAGAGGTACAGTCCCTACCCATCTCAGGCCACCACGAAAACGGGCCTGCTGGCCATAGTCAAATCCCCAGCCAAGGGAGTGATCAAGGACTTTGACGGGACTCGCACGCGCCTGCTGCCGGAGGCGATGATGAACCCTCCCTCCACGCCCTACGTTGCACCAAGCACTTTACCCCACCCGCAGGCGCTCGCTCGCCAGCAGGCTCTGCAGCATGCACAGACTTTGCCGCACCCCCAGAGCATCCCGCAGCACCCTCAGGGTATCCCACAGCCACAAAGCTTAGCGCACCCTCAGGGCATCCCGCAGGCGCTGCCGCACCCGCAGAACGTGCAGCAGCCGCAGGGCttgcagcacccccagcccctggcacaccAGGCTCTGCAGCACGGCCCCAaccctctgctgcagcagggcttaCATGGAGGCAGGAAGATGCCGGATGCGGATGCGCCGCCGAATGTGACCGTGTCTACCTCAACCATTCCCCTCTCTATGGCTGCcaccctgcagcagagccagccaCCGGACCTGAGCAGCATTGTGCACCAGATTAACCAGTTCTGCCAGGCCAGAGCTGGCATTAGCACTACCTCAGTGTGTGAGGGACAGATTGCAAACCCCAGCCCTATAAGTCGCAACCTGCTTATCAATGCAAGTACCAGGGTATCTACTCACAATGTCCCTACACCCATGCCTTCCTGTGTAGTAAACCCTGTCgaccatgctgctgctgctattcCTCCTGCCTCTGTTAACGTGCCCATGGTGAATATTAACAGGGTGCCACCCGCCTACCAGAACGAAATCAAATCGGTTGCGTGGAACCAGCACCAGCTTGCACATCTGCAGCAGATGTGTGGGGAGGCTGCTGGGCCTGCTGGACTCGCAGGGAAGCACCCTCAGAGAGAGATCGCAGGGCAGAGTTTTCCTGGCAAAACTTCCAGCTACCCTCAAGAACTGTGCATGGGCCAGTCCTTCAGCCTGAAGCCCCCCATGGAGAAGCCCACACCTTCTCCGCCTGTGAACGGGTTGCAGGGACCCTTGCCATACACCAATGGGCACTATTTCCAGCCCATCTGGAATAACATTCTGCCCACACCCaacagtgacagctctgggtCCCAGGACCTCGCCATGCCTTTCCATGGGGGACAGCCAGCGGGAGCGCCGCTGGATTGTGCAGGAGGAACTCATTACAGAGCTGGAGCTGGCCCATCCAGCCAGAATAATGTGATGCAGACCATGGATTACCTAAGTGGGGACTTCCAGCAGTCCTGCTTCCGAGAGCAGagcatggctgtgctggggaaagTCCATCGGCCTCCCATGAACCGAGCACCTGAACCAACCGATAGTCGAAATCTTCATATTCAGCACCCAGGGTATAGATAG
- the FAM222B gene encoding protein FAM222B isoform X1: MCLRGAVTSSRYNSRALFHPSDHTWLDVSCLSPGEVLLCCAAGIHGEELGIPAGSATGDTTQKMRSAQYPTPAELDAYAKKVANNPLTIKIFPNSVKVPQRKHIRRTVNGLDTSGQRYSPYPSQATTKTGLLAIVKSPAKGVIKDFDGTRTRLLPEAMMNPPSTPYVAPSTLPHPQALARQQALQHAQTLPHPQSIPQHPQGIPQPQSLAHPQGIPQALPHPQNVQQPQGLQHPQPLAHQALQHGPNPLLQQGLHGGRKMPDADAPPNVTVSTSTIPLSMAATLQQSQPPDLSSIVHQINQFCQARAGISTTSVCEGQIANPSPISRNLLINASTRVSTHNVPTPMPSCVVNPVDHAAAAIPPASVNVPMVNINRVPPAYQNEIKSVAWNQHQLAHLQQMCGEAAGPAGLAGKHPQREIAGQSFPGKTSSYPQELCMGQSFSLKPPMEKPTPSPPVNGLQGPLPYTNGHYFQPIWNNILPTPNSDSSGSQDLAMPFHGGQPAGAPLDCAGGTHYRAGAGPSSQNNVMQTMDYLSGDFQQSCFREQSMAVLGKVHRPPMNRAPEPTDSRNLHIQHPGYR, from the coding sequence GGGACACTACACAGAAAATGAGATCTGCACAGTATCCTACCCCAGCAGAATTGGATGCTTATGCTAAGAAGGTCGCCAACAATCCACTGACTATAAAAATCTTCCCAAACAGCGTCAAGGTTCCCCAGAGGAAACACATACGCCGTACTGTGAACGGACTTGATACTTCAGGCCAGAGGTACAGTCCCTACCCATCTCAGGCCACCACGAAAACGGGCCTGCTGGCCATAGTCAAATCCCCAGCCAAGGGAGTGATCAAGGACTTTGACGGGACTCGCACGCGCCTGCTGCCGGAGGCGATGATGAACCCTCCCTCCACGCCCTACGTTGCACCAAGCACTTTACCCCACCCGCAGGCGCTCGCTCGCCAGCAGGCTCTGCAGCATGCACAGACTTTGCCGCACCCCCAGAGCATCCCGCAGCACCCTCAGGGTATCCCACAGCCACAAAGCTTAGCGCACCCTCAGGGCATCCCGCAGGCGCTGCCGCACCCGCAGAACGTGCAGCAGCCGCAGGGCttgcagcacccccagcccctggcacaccAGGCTCTGCAGCACGGCCCCAaccctctgctgcagcagggcttaCATGGAGGCAGGAAGATGCCGGATGCGGATGCGCCGCCGAATGTGACCGTGTCTACCTCAACCATTCCCCTCTCTATGGCTGCcaccctgcagcagagccagccaCCGGACCTGAGCAGCATTGTGCACCAGATTAACCAGTTCTGCCAGGCCAGAGCTGGCATTAGCACTACCTCAGTGTGTGAGGGACAGATTGCAAACCCCAGCCCTATAAGTCGCAACCTGCTTATCAATGCAAGTACCAGGGTATCTACTCACAATGTCCCTACACCCATGCCTTCCTGTGTAGTAAACCCTGTCgaccatgctgctgctgctattcCTCCTGCCTCTGTTAACGTGCCCATGGTGAATATTAACAGGGTGCCACCCGCCTACCAGAACGAAATCAAATCGGTTGCGTGGAACCAGCACCAGCTTGCACATCTGCAGCAGATGTGTGGGGAGGCTGCTGGGCCTGCTGGACTCGCAGGGAAGCACCCTCAGAGAGAGATCGCAGGGCAGAGTTTTCCTGGCAAAACTTCCAGCTACCCTCAAGAACTGTGCATGGGCCAGTCCTTCAGCCTGAAGCCCCCCATGGAGAAGCCCACACCTTCTCCGCCTGTGAACGGGTTGCAGGGACCCTTGCCATACACCAATGGGCACTATTTCCAGCCCATCTGGAATAACATTCTGCCCACACCCaacagtgacagctctgggtCCCAGGACCTCGCCATGCCTTTCCATGGGGGACAGCCAGCGGGAGCGCCGCTGGATTGTGCAGGAGGAACTCATTACAGAGCTGGAGCTGGCCCATCCAGCCAGAATAATGTGATGCAGACCATGGATTACCTAAGTGGGGACTTCCAGCAGTCCTGCTTCCGAGAGCAGagcatggctgtgctggggaaagTCCATCGGCCTCCCATGAACCGAGCACCTGAACCAACCGATAGTCGAAATCTTCATATTCAGCACCCAGGGTATAGATAG
- the FAM222B gene encoding protein FAM222B isoform X2, which yields MVSSLSREVLGNKLYVAVISQKNCPPKENHSGDTTQKMRSAQYPTPAELDAYAKKVANNPLTIKIFPNSVKVPQRKHIRRTVNGLDTSGQRYSPYPSQATTKTGLLAIVKSPAKGVIKDFDGTRTRLLPEAMMNPPSTPYVAPSTLPHPQALARQQALQHAQTLPHPQSIPQHPQGIPQPQSLAHPQGIPQALPHPQNVQQPQGLQHPQPLAHQALQHGPNPLLQQGLHGGRKMPDADAPPNVTVSTSTIPLSMAATLQQSQPPDLSSIVHQINQFCQARAGISTTSVCEGQIANPSPISRNLLINASTRVSTHNVPTPMPSCVVNPVDHAAAAIPPASVNVPMVNINRVPPAYQNEIKSVAWNQHQLAHLQQMCGEAAGPAGLAGKHPQREIAGQSFPGKTSSYPQELCMGQSFSLKPPMEKPTPSPPVNGLQGPLPYTNGHYFQPIWNNILPTPNSDSSGSQDLAMPFHGGQPAGAPLDCAGGTHYRAGAGPSSQNNVMQTMDYLSGDFQQSCFREQSMAVLGKVHRPPMNRAPEPTDSRNLHIQHPGYR from the coding sequence GGGACACTACACAGAAAATGAGATCTGCACAGTATCCTACCCCAGCAGAATTGGATGCTTATGCTAAGAAGGTCGCCAACAATCCACTGACTATAAAAATCTTCCCAAACAGCGTCAAGGTTCCCCAGAGGAAACACATACGCCGTACTGTGAACGGACTTGATACTTCAGGCCAGAGGTACAGTCCCTACCCATCTCAGGCCACCACGAAAACGGGCCTGCTGGCCATAGTCAAATCCCCAGCCAAGGGAGTGATCAAGGACTTTGACGGGACTCGCACGCGCCTGCTGCCGGAGGCGATGATGAACCCTCCCTCCACGCCCTACGTTGCACCAAGCACTTTACCCCACCCGCAGGCGCTCGCTCGCCAGCAGGCTCTGCAGCATGCACAGACTTTGCCGCACCCCCAGAGCATCCCGCAGCACCCTCAGGGTATCCCACAGCCACAAAGCTTAGCGCACCCTCAGGGCATCCCGCAGGCGCTGCCGCACCCGCAGAACGTGCAGCAGCCGCAGGGCttgcagcacccccagcccctggcacaccAGGCTCTGCAGCACGGCCCCAaccctctgctgcagcagggcttaCATGGAGGCAGGAAGATGCCGGATGCGGATGCGCCGCCGAATGTGACCGTGTCTACCTCAACCATTCCCCTCTCTATGGCTGCcaccctgcagcagagccagccaCCGGACCTGAGCAGCATTGTGCACCAGATTAACCAGTTCTGCCAGGCCAGAGCTGGCATTAGCACTACCTCAGTGTGTGAGGGACAGATTGCAAACCCCAGCCCTATAAGTCGCAACCTGCTTATCAATGCAAGTACCAGGGTATCTACTCACAATGTCCCTACACCCATGCCTTCCTGTGTAGTAAACCCTGTCgaccatgctgctgctgctattcCTCCTGCCTCTGTTAACGTGCCCATGGTGAATATTAACAGGGTGCCACCCGCCTACCAGAACGAAATCAAATCGGTTGCGTGGAACCAGCACCAGCTTGCACATCTGCAGCAGATGTGTGGGGAGGCTGCTGGGCCTGCTGGACTCGCAGGGAAGCACCCTCAGAGAGAGATCGCAGGGCAGAGTTTTCCTGGCAAAACTTCCAGCTACCCTCAAGAACTGTGCATGGGCCAGTCCTTCAGCCTGAAGCCCCCCATGGAGAAGCCCACACCTTCTCCGCCTGTGAACGGGTTGCAGGGACCCTTGCCATACACCAATGGGCACTATTTCCAGCCCATCTGGAATAACATTCTGCCCACACCCaacagtgacagctctgggtCCCAGGACCTCGCCATGCCTTTCCATGGGGGACAGCCAGCGGGAGCGCCGCTGGATTGTGCAGGAGGAACTCATTACAGAGCTGGAGCTGGCCCATCCAGCCAGAATAATGTGATGCAGACCATGGATTACCTAAGTGGGGACTTCCAGCAGTCCTGCTTCCGAGAGCAGagcatggctgtgctggggaaagTCCATCGGCCTCCCATGAACCGAGCACCTGAACCAACCGATAGTCGAAATCTTCATATTCAGCACCCAGGGTATAGATAG